The following proteins are co-located in the Parafannyhessea umbonata genome:
- a CDS encoding DUF3006 domain-containing protein, with protein sequence MRAIVDRLEGDVAVLEVDGDRYVDVPLAELPQNIREGDVLDGEPGSWVPNEDEKSRRLAQNADLMSKLFKW encoded by the coding sequence ATGCGCGCAATAGTGGACAGGCTCGAGGGCGACGTCGCCGTGCTCGAGGTGGACGGAGACCGCTACGTGGACGTTCCGCTGGCGGAGCTGCCCCAGAACATCCGCGAGGGAGACGTGCTCGACGGCGAGCCAGGGTCGTGGGTCCCGAACGAGGACGAGAAGAGCCGCCGTCTTGCACAGAACGCCGACCTCATGAGCAAGCTTTTCAAGTGGTAG
- the dapD gene encoding 2,3,4,5-tetrahydropyridine-2,6-dicarboxylate N-acetyltransferase: MDAQEIIDYIASAPKKTPVRVFVREREGAQIDYGPDSHVFGTGSKVVFGDWSQIEPALRENASDIEDVVVECDRRNSGVPLLDVRGVNARIEPGAIIREKVSIGDNAVIMMGAIINIGAVVGEGTMIDMGAVLGGRAIVGKHCHVGAGTVLAGVVEPASATPVIIEDDVMLGANAVVIEGCRVGEGAVVAAGAVVTEDVPAGAVVAGCPARVIKMKDERTASKTALVDALRSL, translated from the coding sequence GTGGACGCCCAGGAAATCATCGACTACATCGCAAGTGCCCCCAAGAAGACGCCCGTTCGCGTCTTCGTTCGCGAGCGTGAGGGCGCGCAGATCGACTACGGTCCGGACTCCCACGTCTTCGGAACGGGAAGCAAGGTCGTCTTTGGCGACTGGTCGCAGATCGAGCCCGCCCTCCGGGAGAACGCCAGCGACATCGAGGACGTCGTCGTAGAGTGCGACCGACGCAACTCCGGCGTTCCACTGCTCGACGTCCGTGGGGTGAACGCGCGAATCGAGCCGGGTGCCATCATCCGCGAAAAGGTCTCCATCGGTGACAATGCCGTCATCATGATGGGTGCGATCATCAACATCGGCGCCGTCGTAGGCGAGGGCACCATGATCGACATGGGCGCAGTCCTCGGAGGACGCGCCATCGTCGGCAAGCACTGCCATGTGGGTGCCGGTACGGTGCTCGCTGGCGTCGTCGAACCCGCAAGCGCTACGCCCGTCATAATCGAGGACGACGTGATGCTTGGTGCGAACGCCGTCGTGATCGAGGGCTGCCGCGTGGGCGAGGGCGCGGTCGTCGCGGCTGGCGCCGTCGTGACCGAGGACGTGCCTGCCGGGGCGGTCGTTGCTGGCTGCCCAGCCCGCGTAATCAAGATGAAGGACGAGAGGACCGCAAGCAAGACGGCTCTGGTGGACGCCCTCCGCTCGCTCTAG
- a CDS encoding DUF1304 domain-containing protein → MSIVTTILATLVAAEFFFILYLETIATTSDRTAKVFGMTTAELNRPSVNTLFKNQGVYNGLIAVLVLVAVFGFASKPAVAALMLYIVAVAAYGSVTSSPKIILTQGGLAILTLLSCLL, encoded by the coding sequence ATGAGCATCGTCACAACAATACTCGCAACCCTCGTCGCGGCAGAGTTCTTCTTCATCCTCTACCTCGAGACCATCGCCACGACTTCGGACCGCACGGCCAAGGTCTTCGGCATGACCACGGCGGAGCTCAACCGACCCTCCGTCAACACGCTCTTCAAGAACCAGGGCGTTTACAACGGACTCATCGCCGTCCTCGTCCTCGTTGCCGTCTTTGGCTTCGCGAGCAAGCCCGCCGTCGCGGCCCTGATGCTCTACATCGTAGCCGTCGCCGCATACGGCAGCGTCACGAGCAGCCCTAAGATCATCCTCACACAGGGTGGGCTTGCCATCCTCACGCTTCTCTCCTGCCTTCTTTAG
- the nagB gene encoding glucosamine-6-phosphate deaminase, protein MRIVRTTDYKDMSRKAANIISAQVILKPDSVLGLATGSTPIGTYRQLAEWCAKGDCDFSHVSTYNLDEYRGLSHDHVQSYHYFMRKNFFDHINIDLANTHVPDGANPDSDAACAEYDRIVADAGYPDLQLLGIGRNGHIGFNEPDSVFSKGTHMVNLTQSTIDANSRLFDSPDEVPRQAYTMGVQTIMYARSILVVANGEDKADAVRAMCFGPVDPQCPASILQLHTNCTVIADEAALSKCPL, encoded by the coding sequence TTGAGGATCGTTCGGACGACGGACTACAAGGACATGAGCCGCAAGGCCGCGAACATCATCTCTGCGCAGGTGATACTGAAGCCGGACTCCGTGCTGGGGCTTGCCACCGGCAGCACGCCCATCGGCACGTACCGCCAGCTCGCGGAGTGGTGCGCGAAGGGCGACTGCGACTTCTCGCACGTGAGCACGTACAACCTGGACGAGTACCGCGGGCTTTCGCACGACCACGTCCAGAGCTACCACTACTTCATGCGCAAGAACTTCTTCGACCACATCAACATCGACCTGGCCAACACCCACGTGCCGGACGGGGCGAACCCCGATTCCGACGCCGCGTGCGCGGAGTACGACAGGATCGTGGCGGACGCGGGCTACCCCGACCTGCAGCTTCTGGGCATCGGGCGCAACGGCCACATTGGGTTCAACGAGCCTGACAGCGTGTTCAGCAAGGGCACCCACATGGTGAACCTGACGCAGAGCACCATCGACGCGAACAGCCGCCTGTTTGACAGCCCGGACGAGGTGCCGCGCCAGGCGTACACCATGGGCGTCCAGACCATCATGTATGCGCGCAGCATCCTTGTGGTCGCAAACGGCGAGGACAAGGCGGACGCCGTGCGCGCCATGTGCTTTGGGCCGGTGGACCCGCAGTGCCCCGCCTCGATCCTGCAGCTGCACACCAACTGCACCGTGATCGCGGACGAGGCCGCGCTCAGCAAGTGCCCGCTGTAG
- a CDS encoding alpha/beta hydrolase, with the protein MGYTECEHWCRREDKNIYGKLFLPDGWQERPHATAIFSHGLSTNHGDMEPYARTAAERGMVTYVFDFCGGGNYSQSDWQDNMSLFTEQHDLESVAWELAREPFVDEHNLFLCGASLGATVALMAARANAQIIKGCALLYPAFNLHDAVHAACPNRDGIPDSFPIMGMNVSGDFLRSCYDYDFYEHIPAFPRDVLLFHGDADTAVPLRYSQRAAELFPSCELRVIPGGRHGFEGDQYWQVVGQAADWLRAHIG; encoded by the coding sequence ATGGGCTACACGGAGTGCGAGCACTGGTGTCGGCGCGAGGACAAGAACATCTATGGCAAGCTGTTCCTTCCAGACGGCTGGCAGGAGCGTCCCCATGCGACGGCCATCTTCAGCCACGGCCTCAGCACCAACCACGGTGACATGGAGCCCTATGCGCGCACCGCGGCGGAACGCGGCATGGTCACGTACGTGTTCGACTTCTGCGGCGGCGGCAACTACAGCCAAAGCGACTGGCAGGACAACATGTCGCTCTTCACGGAGCAGCACGACCTCGAGTCCGTGGCGTGGGAGCTCGCGCGCGAGCCCTTCGTGGACGAGCACAACCTCTTCCTGTGCGGGGCGAGCCTCGGCGCGACGGTGGCCCTCATGGCGGCTCGCGCAAACGCGCAGATCATCAAGGGTTGCGCCCTGCTGTACCCCGCGTTCAACCTGCACGACGCCGTGCATGCCGCCTGCCCCAACCGCGACGGCATACCGGATTCCTTCCCGATCATGGGGATGAACGTAAGCGGCGACTTCCTCCGCTCCTGCTATGACTACGATTTCTACGAGCACATCCCGGCATTTCCGCGCGACGTGCTGCTGTTCCATGGCGATGCGGACACGGCCGTGCCGCTACGTTACTCGCAGCGAGCGGCCGAGCTCTTCCCAAGCTGCGAGCTTCGCGTGATACCCGGCGGTCGCCACGGCTTCGAGGGCGACCAGTACTGGCAGGTGGTTGGCCAGGCGGCGGACTGGCTCCGCGCACACATTGGATAG
- a CDS encoding N-acetylmannosamine-6-phosphate 2-epimerase — protein sequence MEVAPLVQSLKGKLVVSVQAYPGEPLRHPETMAQMAQACEEGGAAAIRCQGLADIAAIKGRVEVPVIGLWKEGHEGVYITPTLRHAVACVNAGADVVAIDATARPRPDGRTFAQTVRDLRAQCETLVMADCMTIEDIRNAVACGCDLVSTTLSHNKPAIQTTMDEGPDLDLLRQATSEFPGLPIICEGHVHTPADAAAAMGAGAWAVVVGTGITHPTSLTKWFCAAVEG from the coding sequence ATGGAAGTAGCTCCTCTCGTCCAGTCCCTCAAGGGCAAGCTCGTCGTGAGCGTGCAGGCGTATCCCGGCGAGCCGCTGCGCCACCCGGAGACCATGGCCCAGATGGCCCAGGCGTGCGAGGAGGGCGGCGCCGCGGCCATCCGCTGCCAGGGCCTGGCGGACATCGCCGCGATCAAGGGCCGCGTGGAGGTGCCCGTGATCGGCCTGTGGAAGGAGGGGCACGAGGGCGTGTACATCACGCCGACGCTGCGTCATGCCGTCGCGTGCGTGAACGCCGGCGCGGACGTGGTCGCCATCGACGCGACGGCGCGGCCGAGGCCGGACGGGCGCACGTTTGCCCAGACCGTGCGCGACCTGCGCGCGCAGTGCGAGACGCTCGTGATGGCGGACTGCATGACGATCGAGGACATCAGGAACGCCGTCGCGTGCGGCTGCGACCTGGTGTCGACCACGCTCAGCCACAACAAGCCCGCGATTCAGACCACGATGGACGAGGGCCCGGACCTGGACCTGCTGCGTCAGGCTACCAGCGAGTTCCCGGGGCTGCCCATCATCTGCGAGGGGCACGTGCACACGCCGGCGGACGCCGCGGCGGCCATGGGCGCCGGCGCGTGGGCCGTCGTGGTGGGCACGGGCATCACGCACCCAACGAGCCTGACGAAGTGGTTCTGCGCGGCGGTCGAGGGGTAG
- a CDS encoding ComEC/Rec2 family competence protein, with product MAGHGSKGCLKGCLAVFLALVVLSALITIVPVIGMIAFCAGMWFLTRRAWRQAADAHPDAPVVQSLLRISPGARKTMAALAYGILAILLASASVLGTPTSTSARVDTNSKVAATSKDSAKARAKTAKRPAGRHEGNGKKNKSDRQASGAAAKETGEGAGEKSDDDPGRRLVVRYLDVGQGDATMVEFPDGKTMVIDAGREGGQTVSSALARDGRTRIDWLVETHPDADHIGGLPDVIRANDIGSVWAPRCNHSTHAYTRFLEAVAAKNLQIDEAYAGRQIASGDGYAIDVTWPRQGATYSDSNDYSVVILVTYGQNTFLFTGDAPVEALEQCATGHVDVLKASHHGSASGTDAPLAQRLTPRIAVLSYGLGNSYGHPAQTVLDALAAAGATVYGTGAQGTVTVTSDEHDLSVSTERQGTVQAQSTDAGAGSSSLDEGGTTGGQAAPAQTEAAQPQPSSPSDQEEVVYVAPSGTKYHAKGCRTLSRSKVVTSMPRSQAEAQGYTACKVCGG from the coding sequence ATGGCAGGACATGGGTCAAAGGGCTGTCTCAAGGGTTGCCTCGCGGTTTTTCTCGCCCTTGTCGTCTTGTCGGCACTCATAACGATCGTGCCGGTCATCGGCATGATTGCGTTCTGCGCGGGTATGTGGTTCCTCACACGCCGGGCATGGCGGCAAGCGGCAGACGCCCACCCGGACGCACCAGTGGTGCAGAGCCTGCTTCGCATCTCGCCGGGGGCGAGAAAGACCATGGCGGCGCTGGCCTATGGCATCCTGGCCATCCTTCTTGCAAGCGCAAGCGTCCTCGGCACACCCACGTCCACCTCGGCAAGGGTCGACACGAACTCGAAGGTCGCCGCGACAAGCAAGGACTCTGCAAAAGCGCGTGCAAAGACCGCCAAACGACCCGCAGGTCGACACGAGGGTAATGGGAAGAAGAACAAATCTGACAGGCAGGCGTCTGGAGCCGCAGCCAAGGAGACGGGCGAGGGCGCAGGCGAGAAGAGCGACGACGACCCTGGGCGACGGCTCGTCGTCCGCTACCTGGACGTGGGCCAAGGCGACGCCACCATGGTCGAGTTTCCCGATGGCAAGACCATGGTCATCGATGCGGGCCGCGAGGGCGGACAGACGGTGAGCTCCGCGCTCGCCAGGGACGGACGGACGCGCATCGACTGGCTCGTCGAGACGCATCCTGACGCGGACCACATCGGCGGCCTCCCCGACGTGATTCGAGCAAACGACATAGGCTCCGTGTGGGCGCCGCGATGCAACCACTCCACGCACGCCTACACGCGCTTCCTCGAGGCGGTCGCCGCCAAGAACCTGCAGATAGACGAGGCGTATGCCGGCCGGCAAATCGCCTCCGGAGACGGTTACGCGATCGACGTCACATGGCCGAGGCAGGGCGCAACCTACAGCGACTCCAACGACTACAGCGTCGTGATCCTCGTGACGTACGGGCAGAACACGTTCCTGTTCACGGGAGACGCGCCGGTCGAGGCCCTTGAGCAGTGCGCCACGGGCCACGTGGACGTGCTGAAGGCGTCACACCACGGCTCCGCGTCCGGAACCGACGCCCCGCTTGCCCAAAGGCTCACGCCAAGAATCGCCGTCCTGAGCTATGGGCTGGGCAACTCGTACGGACACCCCGCCCAGACCGTCCTAGACGCGCTGGCTGCCGCGGGCGCGACCGTGTACGGTACGGGCGCGCAGGGCACGGTGACGGTCACGTCCGACGAGCACGACCTGAGCGTTTCGACCGAGAGACAGGGTACGGTCCAGGCCCAGAGCACGGACGCGGGGGCGGGGTCGTCGTCCCTCGACGAGGGTGGCACCACAGGAGGCCAGGCGGCCCCAGCCCAGACGGAAGCGGCCCAGCCACAGCCCTCCTCCCCCAGTGACCAGGAGGAAGTGGTCTACGTGGCACCCTCGGGAACGAAGTACCACGCCAAGGGCTGTCGCACGCTCTCGCGCAGCAAGGTGGTCACGAGCATGCCGCGGTCGCAGGCCGAGGCCCAAGGCTACACCGCCTGCAAGGTCTGCGGAGGTTAG
- a CDS encoding FAD-binding protein — protein sequence MGPRDMRTLERCDVLVVGAGLAGTQAALAAARQGARVRIASAGPLFSGSSFFPGTWGLGLVGPHDEDDAEDLVRTICHVGAGMADEALVRTLVHGIPGAVRELAAQGCELARPTAGSEEELDYVPCFDHATRDWHGIRRDGYVHAVGRLLREEGVAHTAGLELLDVLEASDRVCGGVFLDRATGDLAYAPCGSMVLATGGLGGLFDRTLAGPDAGGCAHAIVLEHGGRLVNVEFQQIMCGLLAPVRGVVFNERTFRYARLRAADGTRLALDEDLLRMRSAHGPMTARLPDLAVDLAIAAAGAAGASVELDLPSPLPDFVGTYARWAEQALGPGWTRGLRICHFAHASNGGVAIDAHARCLGAPQGLFACGELTGGMHGADRIGGLSSANALVFGKIAGSEAAGSTAPAPLAAPALPRWARDHAWRAADVAGLSHDAAPDVALLRRTMGEHCLVRRDEPGLAHAIDTLLGIRATARERQLALLATSALAAARAMLERRESRGAHYRADHPRERGEYGAPIFVDMRDGGPHASIARVPEATPRPPRRTTSSGSLGA from the coding sequence GTGGGACCTAGGGACATGCGGACGCTCGAGCGCTGCGACGTGCTGGTGGTGGGTGCCGGGCTTGCCGGCACGCAGGCGGCGCTTGCGGCGGCGCGCCAGGGCGCGCGCGTGCGCATCGCGTCCGCGGGCCCCCTGTTTTCCGGCTCGAGCTTCTTTCCCGGCACGTGGGGGCTGGGGCTTGTGGGACCGCACGACGAGGACGACGCAGAGGACCTCGTTCGCACGATCTGCCACGTGGGGGCAGGCATGGCGGACGAGGCCCTTGTGCGCACGCTCGTGCACGGCATCCCCGGCGCGGTACGGGAACTTGCCGCCCAGGGCTGCGAGCTTGCGCGCCCCACGGCCGGAAGCGAGGAGGAGCTCGACTACGTGCCCTGCTTTGACCACGCCACGCGCGACTGGCACGGCATCCGGCGCGATGGCTACGTGCATGCCGTCGGGCGGCTGCTGCGCGAGGAGGGCGTCGCCCACACGGCCGGGCTCGAGCTTTTGGACGTGCTCGAGGCATCGGACCGGGTATGCGGCGGCGTCTTTCTGGACCGCGCGACGGGCGACCTGGCATATGCGCCGTGCGGCAGCATGGTCCTGGCGACGGGCGGCCTCGGCGGCCTGTTCGACCGCACGCTCGCCGGGCCAGACGCTGGCGGGTGCGCGCACGCCATAGTGCTCGAGCACGGCGGGCGCCTCGTGAACGTGGAGTTCCAGCAGATCATGTGCGGTCTTCTCGCCCCGGTGCGAGGCGTCGTCTTCAACGAGCGCACGTTTCGCTATGCACGGCTGCGCGCGGCTGACGGCACACGACTTGCGCTGGACGAGGACCTGCTGCGCATGAGGTCGGCCCACGGTCCCATGACGGCACGCCTTCCGGACCTTGCCGTCGACCTGGCCATCGCGGCCGCGGGCGCGGCGGGCGCTTCCGTGGAGCTAGATTTGCCCAGCCCGCTGCCGGACTTCGTGGGCACGTATGCGCGGTGGGCGGAGCAGGCGCTTGGCCCCGGCTGGACCCGCGGCCTCAGGATCTGCCACTTTGCGCACGCCTCGAACGGCGGCGTCGCGATTGACGCGCACGCGCGGTGCCTGGGGGCACCGCAGGGCCTCTTCGCGTGCGGCGAGCTAACGGGAGGCATGCACGGCGCGGACCGCATAGGCGGCCTTTCCAGCGCAAACGCGCTTGTCTTTGGGAAGATTGCCGGAAGCGAGGCCGCCGGGTCCACCGCGCCCGCGCCTTTGGCGGCGCCCGCGCTCCCCCGCTGGGCGCGCGACCACGCCTGGCGCGCGGCCGATGTCGCCGGCTTGTCCCACGACGCAGCGCCCGACGTGGCCCTGCTGCGCCGGACCATGGGCGAGCACTGCCTGGTACGGCGGGACGAGCCCGGCCTTGCGCATGCCATCGACACGCTGCTGGGCATCCGTGCCACCGCGCGAGAAAGGCAGCTTGCGCTTCTCGCCACGTCGGCCCTCGCTGCCGCCCGTGCGATGCTCGAGCGGCGCGAGAGCCGGGGCGCCCACTATCGCGCCGACCACCCCCGCGAGCGCGGGGAGTACGGGGCGCCCATCTTCGTGGACATGCGGGACGGCGGCCCGCATGCCAGCATTGCGCGCGTGCCGGAAGCTACCCCTCGACCGCCGCGCAGAACCACTTCGTCAGGCTCGTTGGGTGCGTGA
- a CDS encoding ROK family protein: protein MDELKRVVAVDVGGTKVAAALVTLSDAGEPAIEHYGKAPTEAKLGGRHVLEVIVGQVERVLREADREACGIGVSTGGVVDPLTGDITYANDMMPGWGGTHLGAELEARFGLKARVMNDVHAHALGEARWGAGRGAESVFVCAVGTGIGGAFVERGHLLLGAHGAATNIGHVTCVDARGIPCQCGAVGHVETIAAGPGILERYLELGGAKTDEKGAPVDGAYISRAAEDGDEAAVAAETRSGRALGEVLGNMVNLFDPECVVLSGSVAKCGPVWHRALQSGWDGAVMPPQAHTPIRDGQLGDNAPLVGAAENLVRSAYVGLE from the coding sequence ATGGATGAGCTCAAGAGGGTAGTGGCCGTGGACGTGGGCGGCACGAAGGTCGCGGCGGCGCTCGTGACGCTGTCGGACGCGGGCGAGCCTGCGATCGAGCACTATGGCAAGGCGCCCACGGAGGCGAAGCTCGGCGGCAGGCACGTGCTGGAGGTCATCGTGGGCCAGGTGGAGCGCGTGCTGCGCGAGGCGGACCGCGAGGCGTGCGGCATCGGCGTCTCCACCGGCGGCGTGGTGGACCCCCTGACGGGTGACATCACGTACGCGAACGACATGATGCCCGGCTGGGGCGGCACGCACCTGGGCGCGGAGCTCGAGGCGCGCTTTGGCCTGAAGGCACGCGTCATGAACGACGTGCACGCCCATGCGCTGGGCGAGGCCCGCTGGGGTGCTGGCAGGGGAGCGGAGTCCGTGTTCGTGTGCGCGGTGGGCACGGGCATCGGCGGCGCGTTCGTGGAGCGCGGCCACCTGCTGCTGGGCGCACACGGCGCCGCGACAAACATCGGCCACGTGACGTGCGTGGACGCGCGCGGAATCCCGTGCCAGTGCGGAGCCGTGGGCCACGTCGAGACCATCGCGGCCGGCCCCGGCATCCTGGAGCGCTACCTGGAGCTGGGCGGTGCCAAGACGGACGAGAAGGGCGCCCCCGTGGACGGCGCGTATATCAGCCGTGCGGCGGAGGACGGCGACGAGGCCGCCGTCGCGGCCGAGACGCGCTCCGGGCGCGCGCTGGGCGAGGTGCTTGGCAACATGGTGAACCTGTTCGACCCGGAGTGCGTGGTGCTCTCCGGCTCCGTGGCCAAGTGCGGGCCGGTGTGGCACCGGGCGCTTCAGTCCGGCTGGGACGGCGCCGTCATGCCGCCGCAGGCGCACACGCCCATACGCGACGGCCAGCTGGGCGACAACGCGCCGCTCGTGGGCGCGGCCGAGAACCTGGTGCGCTCCGCGTACGTCGGCCTCGAGTAG
- a CDS encoding GntR family transcriptional regulator: MDLTRKQPLYDQLFDILRDKIQNDMAPGDLLPSERQLSQQYGLSRTTVRLALDSLEKMGLVTRRHGKGTYVSDARHSETDLALCYSFTEEMRRLGKTPKTQVLSFSQEEANKSVSSALGLHLGATVWHLHRLRLADDEPMLVGHTYLPLEMFGSLTHEKVSNHSLYDLLESEFGQTIKTAEEEVRVMTARAADAELLLIPEGSPVLEISRLTYNAAGRIIEFTRSSARVDKFKYHVIHSRE; this comes from the coding sequence GTGGATTTGACTCGAAAGCAGCCCCTGTATGACCAGCTGTTCGACATCCTGAGGGACAAGATTCAGAACGACATGGCGCCGGGCGACCTCTTGCCCTCGGAGCGCCAGCTCTCGCAGCAGTACGGGCTCTCGCGCACGACGGTCCGCCTGGCGCTCGACAGCCTAGAGAAGATGGGGCTCGTTACGCGTCGCCACGGCAAGGGCACCTACGTTTCCGACGCGCGCCACTCCGAGACCGACCTCGCGCTGTGCTACAGCTTCACCGAGGAGATGCGTCGCCTTGGAAAGACGCCCAAGACGCAGGTCCTGAGCTTCTCGCAGGAAGAGGCGAACAAGTCCGTGAGCTCCGCGCTCGGCCTGCACCTGGGCGCGACCGTGTGGCACCTGCACCGCCTGCGCCTTGCCGACGACGAGCCCATGCTCGTGGGCCACACCTATCTGCCGCTGGAGATGTTTGGGAGCCTTACGCACGAGAAGGTCAGCAACCATTCGCTGTACGACCTCCTCGAAAGCGAGTTTGGCCAGACCATCAAGACGGCGGAGGAAGAGGTCCGCGTGATGACGGCGCGCGCGGCCGACGCGGAGCTGCTGCTGATTCCGGAGGGGTCGCCCGTGCTGGAGATCTCGCGCCTGACGTACAACGCCGCTGGGCGCATCATCGAGTTCACGCGGAGCTCGGCGCGCGTGGACAAGTTCAAGTACCACGTGATCCACAGCAGGGAGTAG
- a CDS encoding dihydrodipicolinate synthase family protein — protein sequence MADFKIRGVVPPVTVPDTDDHQLDVPSFERVINRMIDAGVDGLFFLGSTGEVVFSTDERRDQIVREAVRIVDHRVPVLVGIIDTETERMLEHGRRALALGADALVATCPFYALQGMTEVEEHFRILHEELDAPIFAYDIPVCVHTKLPWKLLARLGAEGVLAGVKDSSGDDVSFRYLVQENEKNGHPLTLLTGHEIVVDGAYLGGADGSVPGLANVIPVPYVEQWKAAEAGDWARVKELQDQINEVSHIFDVTSGVQGYAGGVGAFKCALNLMGVFASSQMPRPVKPLEGANREAIRKVLVDTGVLEA from the coding sequence ATGGCAGACTTCAAGATCAGGGGCGTCGTCCCGCCCGTCACCGTTCCGGACACGGACGACCACCAGCTGGACGTGCCCTCGTTCGAGCGCGTGATCAACAGGATGATCGACGCGGGCGTGGACGGCCTGTTCTTCCTGGGGTCCACGGGCGAGGTCGTGTTCTCCACGGACGAGCGCCGCGACCAGATCGTGCGCGAGGCCGTGCGGATCGTGGACCATCGCGTGCCCGTGCTCGTGGGCATCATCGACACGGAGACGGAGCGCATGCTTGAGCACGGCCGCCGCGCGCTTGCGCTGGGCGCGGACGCGCTCGTGGCGACGTGCCCGTTCTACGCGCTGCAGGGCATGACGGAGGTGGAGGAGCACTTCCGCATCCTGCACGAGGAGCTGGACGCACCGATCTTTGCGTACGACATCCCCGTGTGCGTGCACACGAAGCTGCCGTGGAAGCTTCTGGCCAGGCTGGGCGCGGAGGGCGTGCTCGCCGGCGTGAAGGACTCCTCCGGCGACGACGTGTCGTTCCGCTACCTGGTGCAGGAGAACGAGAAGAACGGCCACCCGCTGACGCTCCTGACCGGCCACGAGATCGTGGTGGACGGCGCGTACCTGGGCGGCGCGGACGGATCGGTCCCGGGGCTCGCGAACGTGATCCCCGTGCCGTACGTGGAGCAGTGGAAGGCGGCCGAGGCCGGCGACTGGGCCCGCGTGAAGGAGCTGCAGGACCAGATAAACGAGGTGTCGCACATATTTGACGTCACGTCCGGCGTGCAGGGCTACGCCGGCGGCGTCGGCGCGTTCAAGTGCGCCCTGAACCTCATGGGCGTGTTCGCTTCCAGCCAGATGCCGAGGCCCGTGAAGCCGCTCGAGGGCGCGAACCGCGAGGCCATCCGCAAGGTGCTGGTGGATACGGGCGTGCTCGAGGCGTAG
- a CDS encoding N-acetyltransferase → MQDVVIRQAVQADLDPVMEVYASARRFMKETGNPTQWGDDFPPRELIDGRICRGELYVLAQEGAIHAAFALILGPDPTYARIEGGSWESDSPYGTLHQVASDGSVRGVFQKAVDFSLGRRRHLRVDTHADNKVMQAAILRAGFQYRGIIYVRDHSPRLAYELVA, encoded by the coding sequence ATGCAGGACGTCGTGATCAGACAGGCGGTGCAGGCCGACCTGGACCCCGTGATGGAGGTGTACGCCTCCGCGCGCAGGTTCATGAAGGAGACGGGCAACCCCACCCAGTGGGGCGACGACTTTCCGCCAAGAGAGCTGATAGACGGGAGAATCTGCCGTGGCGAGCTGTACGTCCTGGCGCAGGAAGGCGCCATACACGCTGCGTTCGCGCTCATCCTGGGACCAGACCCGACATATGCGCGCATCGAGGGCGGCAGCTGGGAATCGGACTCTCCGTACGGCACGCTGCATCAGGTCGCGAGCGACGGAAGCGTACGCGGCGTGTTCCAGAAAGCCGTGGACTTCTCCCTTGGCCGCCGGAGACACCTGAGGGTGGACACGCACGCGGACAACAAGGTGATGCAGGCCGCCATCCTTCGCGCGGGATTCCAATACCGCGGCATCATCTACGTGCGTGACCACTCCCCGCGCCTAGCCTACGAGCTCGTGGCATAG
- a CDS encoding PTS sugar transporter subunit IIA: MGLVEKIKNAMFRPDGNSEAPAPASFVTAPGTIYAPVTGTVVTLDEVHDEAISGGFFGEGVGIVPQVGVVYAPVSGRIGATTVTNHAIGMTMAGGVDILIHVGIDTVEMNGEGFTRLVESNQKVKAGTPLLTFDIDAIRAAGHDDVVTIVITNYSDYGSVDNVSDSNTMIAGHPLVKVGDPLLVVTTK; this comes from the coding sequence ATGGGACTGGTCGAGAAGATCAAGAATGCCATGTTCAGGCCCGACGGCAACTCCGAGGCCCCCGCGCCCGCCAGCTTCGTCACCGCGCCCGGCACGATATACGCACCGGTGACGGGAACCGTCGTCACCCTCGACGAGGTTCACGACGAGGCGATATCCGGCGGATTCTTTGGCGAGGGCGTAGGGATCGTTCCCCAGGTCGGCGTCGTGTACGCACCCGTGAGCGGGCGCATCGGCGCCACGACGGTCACGAATCACGCCATCGGCATGACCATGGCGGGCGGGGTGGACATCCTCATACACGTAGGCATCGACACCGTCGAGATGAACGGCGAGGGCTTCACGCGCCTTGTCGAGTCGAACCAGAAGGTCAAGGCCGGCACGCCGCTTCTGACCTTCGACATTGACGCCATCCGCGCGGCCGGCCACGACGACGTGGTGACCATCGTGATAACCAACTACTCCGACTACGGCAGCGTCGACAACGTGAGCGACAGCAACACCATGATCGCGGGACACCCCCTGGTGAAGGTGGGAGACCCGCTCCTGGTGGTCACCACGAAGTAG